GTAAACCATcgattaaaaaaataatgtttgtAGTCTCACAAAGAATAGTCGGAGTATTGAAGGCTATCACAAAACATCTTCTCAATTGATATTATTAAtctgttttaaattttaaattcatataATCGAATTGCACTAAGAAAActacatataaaatattggTGATTATCATGCGGAAGCCCATCTCATAGTTTATATCGAGCAATCCCAGATGGCAAACTTTAAGCCTGCGATGACTGCAGAAGAGGGTGAATTCTGCTACCTAAAAATAAGTggatgtttaaaatatttaaaatacatcAAATTCTGAAACATATATTCACTTACTCTGCGCTCCGTTTCCTGGTCCATGTTCTCCATATCATTGAATAACTTTAGGATCATGGAGGTTTTTTTGCCAGTACTCTCAGCTAAATCGCAGAATGCGATTCCCTGCCAAAGGTCCCAAAAGTTTATAATCAAAGCTTGGGGAAAGAGCAGGAATATAACCAGCAGGGAAAATCGCGTAATGTTGATCCAGCAAATGACCAGCACATGGCCCACAATAATGTTGACCGAAAACAAGGTGGCCATGAAAAGTGTAACCTGGATGTCGTAAATGGCGGTCAGGCGGTGGTTCAAGTCCAAAAGGCGGGAATATAGCCACAGCAGCAATTGGATTCGGTCAGGATCTACGCTATCTCCCCTTCTCAGACGACTGGCCATGTCCAGGAGTTGGCCATTGATTATCCACAAATACCGGTATATGTAGATTACAGCCAGGTGAAAATGCATGACCACCATTAGCACTTCCAGCTGCACAATGTAGATACAGACTGCCTCATAGACAACAATCTTGCTATTCGGTATTCCAAAGTATAACACCAAAGAGGATCCGATTTCCAGGATTATCACAAGACCTTTTTCGATCACATACCTATTGAATGTGTGGCACTCCGATAGCATGAGCTTACTGAAGTGATTCTTATCCAGCACCAGTAGCTCGTTGAGAATCTCGACTAGTTCGCTACTCCTAGAAAAGGTTCGCAAATGGGTCACCAGTGTGGTTATCAAACTGATAACCTCTACGAGCTCCTCCACCTGCTTAACCAATGGATTACGCTGAAATACCTCCACCTTAACGGAATTGTGATCATCTGTCGACGGCAGCATGGATAAAACCAGCAGAGTAAGGTTCAGCACCAAGCCATATGCCAAAAGCCACTTGGAACGATTCAGGCGCCT
The sequence above is a segment of the Drosophila melanogaster chromosome 2L genome. Coding sequences within it:
- the Gr22a gene encoding gustatory receptor 22a — translated: MSQPKRIHRICKGLARFTIRATLYGSWVLGLFPFTFDSRKRRLNRSKWLLAYGLVLNLTLLVLSMLPSTDDHNSVKVEVFQRNPLVKQVEELVEVISLITTLVTHLRTFSRSSELVEILNELLVLDKNHFSKLMLSECHTFNRYVIEKGLVIILEIGSSLVLYFGIPNSKIVVYEAVCIYIVQLEVLMVVMHFHLAVIYIYRYLWIINGQLLDMASRLRRGDSVDPDRIQLLLWLYSRLLDLNHRLTAIYDIQVTLFMATLFSVNIIVGHVLVICWINITRFSLLVIFLLFPQALIINFWDLWQGIAFCDLAESTGKKTSMILKLFNDMENMDQETERRVTEFTLFCSHRRLKVCHLGLLDINYEMGFRMIITNILYVVFLVQFDYMNLKFKTD